Part of the Vigna radiata var. radiata cultivar VC1973A chromosome 11, Vradiata_ver6, whole genome shotgun sequence genome is shown below.
tacaaaataataaacagtTTTGTAAAAGCTGTCTGAATAGATAATAAACAACTATCTTATTAACAATGATCAAGCATTCCACTACACATCAAGATCCACAATCCAGCAGACATTGCATGAGGTACAAAGatgataataaaacaattaataattgaagattgaaaatttatcttatttattcactatttacagaaaataaacagTGCACTAcagttgactttttttttttttttaataactgtCCCTATAGAttgcaattaaaaaataaatgtgtttACTTACATGCATAATGAATCAGCAAGATATTCCATGTGCACTGATTCAAGATCCATCATATCTTTAACCTGTATGATAAATGGCACGAATATCCAAAAAGTTATAAGGAAATTGAATTACCAGGTCTTATAGACAAGATCTAGCCATCAAAGTTATCACAAACTGAAAACTATGAAATTGACAATTGAGTGAGGTAGATGGAAGGTATggtaaataaaattcaatacatTTGATCTTTCTATAACCCTTAAAACGTAGtccatttttttgtatttctataacattcaaaatctacagtGGAGATACGGCTAAGATGActtcaaattttgtttataagttCCTACATGAGAATCGTAAAAACATCCCACATGAACAAAATATTTCCAAAGTTCCTCTTATGTTATGCTATGCGTTCTACCCTTTGGTCGTCATTAGAAATCTAATATCAGGAAGATACACAGAGAATCACATCACAAATGCCAAAGGACTTAGAAATAATGACAAATAGTCTGATTTTGATTTATGggctttataataaaatatataaacaaactcACATCTCACAAAGAAAGAAGGATGAATGGATTAAATTAAACAGAGGGGAAAATAGAAGTTTGAGAAAAAGATGGAAAAACCCCTAAATTTACCTGAAaagactattttattttattttaaattaactttgataaGTACCCAAGTCCAAGTGTACTCAATTTGTAATAGTACCCCTGAGAAGTAATCTTCTATAAAACACAATGCATAAGCAGTTACAAAACAAAGTGTACTTTTAAATGAAACGAAAGATGCCCAGAGAAtgataactaaataaaataaaatagctaTACAAGTTAGAAACATTTGTCTCAAACCTTATGTTCAAGGGAATGAAGAAACCTGCACCATGATACATGAGATAATTGTGACTCAACATACTGCTGCAAAGTAGATACAAAATGGTTTATCTGGTGCCTGTCATTGAAAGTAGAACAAGGATGCTTAGAAttacaaatatcaatataaaagtTCATCTTCAATATTTAAACAGTGCTCATTAAGTATCCCTTTATAATCAGTGGGAAAGAAATGGGTAACTGTTGTATCTTTCAGAACCCTACCCACAGACCATACCATCTGAACCTCCATACATTTAGAAAAACAACTTTCAGTACCTCATCTTCATCAATATATTAAGATGCCCTGCCTCAAGTTGTAGTTCAGAATTTTTATCTTTGTTGGTTGCGTCCATCAAATCCTGTTCAccaaaatttatagaaaataaattccATTACAATTACACAATAAGAAGTTCTTGGATTCTTTTGGAAATGAACacaggtaaaagaaaaaaagaaaaaatttcaagaaaTCACACCTTTAATGAGCACCACACATCTGTCAATGAAAAAATGGCAAGCTTCACTTGTATCAAAAAGCTGAATATATCAGCATATATTTTCAACGCGGCAGGTGTTAAAACAATACTGAGTGGCCAGTGCACATGGTAACCCAGCCCTAAGAAATCAAAAGAACGAACCCCTGccaatatttacaaattcattACTTGATGCCAAAGTGAGGATAATTGGTGGGGGAGCTTATCAAGCTTGCAAtgaaactaaaaatagaaataacatTAACAACTGCTATCaataaaaatgttcaaaagCCAAAAGCTAATCAATGTTGTTCACGGTAAATTATTTTTGCGGTGATTGTTATTTACACAGGAAATGAGTACAGTAATATGCTACAAAAGGCACTCATATAGAAACTGAAAATCCtatctaatttaattatataaaatggctggaaattttttaaaattttaaaaatcaaatgaaacttGACTAAATAAGGAATATGCAATAGAAAagtatcattaaaaatatagttgccATTTGTAGTTAACTTGAAATAATGATTTGTCCTTTTTTTCAGATTGTGATGAAAATAGCATACTACGTCGTTAGGAAAAGTAAAAATTGATTACAACAGGGGAATCCCCTTTTTATATTAGTATGGATGTACCAATAGCAGATGCAGAAAGAGGCAATTTCCCATGTCCTTTCATATACACAAACAACATATCCTTGTGAGAATCTTGTTCACAAGAAGACTTCTGAATTGACAACTCAAGTAGACCTTGAATTTCTGAAAGTCTCTCATTTGCTTCAGTAACAGACCACTTCTGTAATTTCAAGTAAACCAAAGAATGAGTAAACACAGATTATTTAAGGACAACAGTCAGCTGCAAGATATGAATCTATGAAATATTCTACAAGTTATTCAGAATCAGAATTTAGGAATACATGATGCCAAAGAGACAAGATAAACAAATCTGCCCAATCTGCCAATTCCATAAAATGATACCGCCGTAGTGCCAAAAGATGATCTTGTAACTTAAATGCTTCCTCGAGGACACTGATGGTAAGCTTGCTGACATAATTGTATCTGAAATCTTTAAGGACAAGCAGCACAAGTACACCCTGAAAGCATTATACTGAGCATCTCAACTCATTTCGATTGTGGAATAGGGAccataaatgaaaaaagatgaattctaaaatgatattatctgagaaattttaataaagatCTTGCTAACCAATGACCTTAAGGCATTAGTTGAACAtgatcaaaaacaaaattttaattggcAATTACACGGGTGCATCAGAAATTATGGTGAGAGTACACTCATAACACCGTTTCACAAAAAACACTAATTTTAAGTCCTTAATCAATGTCTTTATGGCACTGATTAGCATTTGCCTCTTAATAAAATGTGTCAATTAAACTTATTCAACAAACTTGCACCTTAAAAACATAACTGTCATCAAAGACTTTCAAACTAATATCATGTACCTATTATGCATGTTACCCAACATACTATCATCATCTGCACTTATAAGAACTGACAATCTACCAAATTAGCAATTATTCCATTTGCCAATTTTTACACATAAAAACCTTCACATGGTCATGAAATTAGCAATATCCACTTCaagatatgatattttaaacaAGTTAGCTGCACAAATTGCATCTTGTTATGACAATAATACTTGAAATACACCGACACCTATAGAGCAGAAATTTCAAATGCCATCAATTGGTCAATGTAGCATGTCCCACCTTAGGATCAAGGACTGTTTGTTTTGGTTGAAGAAGCATTCTCACATTTTAAAACACTCAAATAAAATACTAACACGGATCTTTCATGGTTTTTAGCTTCTTGATCAGACAATTTTGAAACCCATTCCAACAGGTCTCATGAAGTCAATAGTAAGATGAGATTGGAATGACCAGAATTAGACTTCACTGAACTGGGTATTCATGATAAATTCATACTAGTTTAATCTAAGTACATTCAGAGAAATAGAAGCAAtatacataaactaatcaatCAATTTTGCCAGAATAAACACAAAGAAAAGGATACTGAAGCATGATTTCCTGAAGCAAGCACTTGTCAATTATAATATCAAGTGGTATATCAAATGTTGACGACAAACTTCGTTTTTGAGTATCATCACAATTGacagttttttcaaaactaCTCAGCAATCTTTCCCAGCTGCTCCCACCAGacacaacatttaaatatttatggtCCATGAAGTCAAGTGAAGAACATAAATTTGGAACATCAACTAACCCATTCTCTCTACCACAGCCAATTTCTTCTCGTTCATTATTCTCAGCATTATGAGTTGACACATTATTATGTAGCGTAAATGAACATGCACTGCTACATCTAGAGTTAGTGGGTATTTTGTCCATATAAACCTTACATGGGTCCTCCACAGTAGAAAAGTTGAAGTAAGGCAAAAGCTGTCCATGTTCAGCCTTGTATTTTTCCTCATTCCCACTCATCAGGTGAAGAACTGAATTTCTTGTCAACATAGGATTCACACTAAGGGGATTAATGCTAGGATAATTACACTGACGGCAATATTTCTGCGGTTGGAAATCATACAATTGTGAAATGAGTGTACCATTGTCAGTTTGATCCTCCATCATGGCCTCCCCACTCAAAGTATCACTAGCAGTAATAACATCATGGCATAACATAGAATATCTCAGGGATCCCAGGTGCTTTTCATTCAGCTTTGCCTCAACAACTCCATCGTTATCAAATgaagttttcaaaaattcacCCATTGCAGAACAACGGACAATCAAACTCTCTCTATATTGAATACTGGATTTACATGAGCAGCTTGAATTCCCTGGTTTTGGAGAATTAGACTTGTGACTTGATATCATTCCCTCATGGGAGGACTGCACCAAGTGATCAGTAGCATCCCTTCTATCACAAAGTTCATGTGAATCACTGCCTGAGTTTTCATGATGAAAGGAATTTTGTATTGAATTATTTAAGGTGGCACTCTTCAAGAAGCTTAAAGCagataaatgattttgttgCCCAACTACCGGACAAGACCAATTACTTAGCTGATCACAATCCAATTGCTCCACAGAGCTGTTCGTGGATGAACTTTCAGATATATCATACACATCTTCCAGCAAGGAGAACTCATCTACTGTGCTTGAGACATCAGAGCCTAAATCACCAATGCCCCTGAGAAAATCTATAAAACATCAATGAAGCAAAAACAAAGGGAAATAAAGTTGTCATGGAAAAAAATACGATGTCAAGCAGCAAATAAACAGAAGCATGCTACTCGGTACTTGTATCTTCATGCTCACATGGAAGGGGGATAGTCAGATGAGGGGAGTAggaaattacatatttaaactTCTTTTATCTGCTATATTGTTTTCTGACATGATCTGGTCTAGTTTGTCTAAGGTACCTCCACCATTACCAAAAGAAGGCACTAAAGCATGCATAGCTACCTGCCAAAGAAAAATGGTAAAGAAATAAGTATCTGCACAAAATGAAGCAGTCTGCTGTCCTAATCCTGCAACTATCTTATTTTATACTTCCTATGGTCCTTTTATTGAAGTTTCTCATTCCAAAACTTATTGTAGatcaaaacaaaaagtataTAACATCACTTAAGCAAATGGATAATGATGAAAAATAACTGCTATAATGGCCGGCTAAGCATTGGTGTCTTTTGGCAAATCAATTGAGACATTGTATTTGCATGtaacaacaaatataacaattacAGGAAAGTGACACTTCCACTGGACCACATAACATCATGATGAAAAGAAACAAGattttaatgataaagaaaaacacAGTAATTTATAGcacaaagtaaaaatataaaacaaaattatcatcaTATCTGCAGAGCAGCAATAGTGTGTAGTTACTCTCTCCTAAATCATAGCAGGcattatgaaaacaaaaataccaCATTTTTTGCAACTCTActtgattatattatatcaatGACTAACCCTCCTAGAAGTTTACCACTGTTGGGTGAAAGGTCATCAATGGCATTATTACATCTCTAAAATATAACCAAGTGCAAGAGCTCTGTAAGCTTGAAACATGGGCAATGCACGTACCCATTTCATGTGtcaaaattcaacttttatttaaagaattagGGCAGCAAGAGTCAAATTTCTGACCATTTGGTCATAAAGACTTTCATACTGGTCAAGATCCAACGCTTGCCAAAAGCACAAGGCACTAGGTAAGTGGTACAAAGATAGTTTTTAATACCTCCTAGCATATTAGAAGCAGAATGCTAAATGgataaattatacaaaattaagcAGGGGAATATCTTGCCAGAGGTGTGATTTAACAAAAGCAATAATTTGATGCATTTTGCCAGGaaataaaccaattttttttccttgattATGGTGTTCAGCTAGTATGTTTAAGTGGGTTTCCTGCTTTTTAGTGGTAATTGCACAAGAACAATTTAGAGGTTGTTTAGTTTGAGGGTGCTTTctattttcacttttaattacaaaatatcaccttgttttcattttatttcttttcaaaggTTTGTATAGAAATtagcaaaaacaaaatacaattgctttcattattttctgcacaaacttttaaaacaagaataagataaaaacaaggcagactttgtaattaaaagtaaaaacaaaaaatgaaaatagaaacattttttcAAACCAAAAAGATTAAAGTTCTAGCCTCGTAACCCTTTTCTTCTATCATGCAAATAAAATACTGTGTTATTGCAAAATAACCAAAACTATGGAGGATGAGCACCTGCAGATATCTAACTTCTAAACTGCTCAAAAGACTTCCAATTTTCTCATTCATccctttataataattttctctaGCAAGCACCATAGCTTCTATAACATCCTTGCTGAAAGCCAATGGAGATGAATAAGACAGACCACTGCTTGAAAAGCCACTCCAGCAGGGTACAAAGTCATCACAACTGTGTTCTCCAGAAGCAACATGAATGCACATTTCAAGCAATTTCAACAGTACTTGAAGCTGCTGACCAGCTCTAACAAGTGGGACCAAGAAATCTTTGAGAAATTCAGGAATGGGAACTCCATCTCGCACCTAATGTTAGATGTTCCCACCATCAGAATCAATAATATGACAATGTAATATAAAGTTATGATTCATACGAAAAGTGCAAGCAGCCAGCAGGAAATAATTACCTTCACACTTGCCAATGGAAAGTCAATAGCATTGCCAACTTTAACATGTGTTTTAAGATGTAAATACTCCATATTTTCTACAATAAACTCCTTATATGGATCATGAATTTCTGCTTTGAAAATCCATGATCTAATGAACCCACAATATGGTTCACATGATTGAAGGAAAAGAAACTTCAGCAGAGTGCAGTGAGCAGGATCAGCAACCTAAATTGCAGAAGGCCAAATAGAATACAAGATTTTCAATAAAGAAAAGTCATTTAAAATAGAAAGATCTTTCGCAGGTGTAATGCAATCGTTCCATTGCAACAAATACGTAAAACATTGAGTAGGTAGGCCCCTCATGACAATTCTACTCTCCACTAGCCTGTCATCTCTccaatttaaaattgtatttgtaTCTTTCTGGATGCTACAACTCTTCTTGTCCAAATGTCCTTTGAcaccagaaaaagaaaaaaaaaaaaatccaacaatCTTCCTACCATAATAAGCTATTTTGTAATCCATtaatcaccaaaaaaaaaatattggtatCCCAAACTAATCTTTGTTTGTCCCCTtctaaaatgataattaaggGATTCACCAAAAGATAAGTATAGGTGGATATATGCCATGAAGTATTCATTTAACAGTGCCCTTGATTGAAACTTCAgtgtttgaataaaataataactaagaGATAATAACGAAACGGGAAACAAATTCTAAGAGATAAGCTAAAATTTTACAAGATATAAACAAAGAGTCTGTTTGATATTTTCCATATATTCTAACAATAGGTTCACATTCAAATAAGCAAACCTGTAATTGTGAAAACAAAAACGTTAACAGATTTGCCCCTCTGCAGAAGTTCCGAAATTCAGAAGTAGCCTGGGTAACCAGGTCCTCAAAAGCAGTATCTGGAAAACGAAGAGCCCACTTTTGAAGGTTACATACACTAGCAAGGGCTTCAATCTGAGTCTTTAGTTCTTTTGTGTGCAGATAAAACTCAAGTAGTGTAATTTCAGAATGCACTACATTCTTCAAACACCCCGGAACAGTCAAATGCATGTTTTTTGATGAACGCCTCAAGATTACAGATGTATGAATTGTGTCCAATCCACATATGTACCCTTCCAAGACTTTTCCCACAGCAACAGCAAAGGCTTGATTGACAAGAGTAAATGGAGGGAACTGTTGTGCTCTGACTGTGTCATCCTGATGAATCTGGCTTTGGAGCACATCAGAATTATGATGAGTGTGTCCAAAACTGATATCCACATTCATATTTGTATAATAATCCACAAACGCGCGAAGAAGAAAGACCAGAGAAGCCGTGCAGCCAATGGATTTAAGTATATTTCCCAAAGAACGAGTGCTGGAAGCACGATTCCAGAGGTTGGGAACGTGGAGGAAGGTCCTGTCAGCTGGATCAGAACAAAAGACGGCAGATATCCTTTGAATGCTAATAAGGGATGATTTTGCACCTTGCATCGCGTTCATGGCCAGCCTCACCAAACTAGATTCCTGTGGCCAAAGACGTCGGTTCAATTAAGTTCAAAAtgtatagatagatagatagtgATGGAAAACCAAAGCCTAAGAAAGTAGGAAAGCAAATGTTGGAAATCGACTAGGTTAGTTTGAGACGGTAAAACGCATTGCATTACAGTGGAAAGCAGGAATGAAGACGAATAGAATAGGTTAGAAGAGGAACTTACAGAGAGAGTGGAGAGGTGAGAGAGAGGTTGATTTGGAGGatgagaagaagatgaagaagagtgCAGTCCACTCTCAGAAGGTATGGATTCCCATGAATTTGGGGGAAGCCATGGATCCTCTACCTTCAAATCCTCCAATAACCGCGCAAATTTCGTATCAACCGCCATGGCTGCTTCCCTTCTCTTGGAGTGATGAAGTAATGTATCAAaggaatttcaaaataaattcagATTCTATCTCATCTCAACCAAATCTCTCTCGCTCTTCCCTTCCCCGCCcctactttttaaattatatatacactCAATATTTACAAACATctgattttttatgaatttaccagaaaattactaaaatatgtaaaattaaattcgATTGAACAAATTCCTTGAACATTTACTTTGAACAGGCTTTATATGAAACCAGAATTATGTAGCTCAAGAAGATTTACTATCAAGTGAGTGATATaacagaagaaaacaaaaagataaattacttacATTTAATCAggtgaaaaacagaaaataaaaaaaactttgctccttattattacattacaaattatatataattttactctttttttaaataattaataaaagtcgAAAacgaataaaattatatatatatatatatatatatatataattttattattttcatgattAAACTTCTTTCTatcataaaaaagatataaaagtaTTGTTATAATagtaattgaaataaaaattattattaaattaaagaaaatttcataaaaaataattataaaaaactaaatataaattttagatatttttgatttattttataaatatttttttaatataagtaatttttttagttttaaaactaattctttaaaaagtaaaatgacaGAAAATTGTGTAAATACGAAGGATTtatcaatgttaaaaataaaaccattataatgaaaagtaatcgtaaaaataattatttgtatacttttattgtaggtaatttttttaatttttaagtaattccttttattataaatagttattttagtttaataaaacaatcacctaaaagataaaatgatgaGAATTTGTGTatattggaagaaaaaaattcattttactaatgttatttttaatataaaaacatctgaaaaataaatatttttcaatttattttattaaaatacaaagcAAATATCATGATTTGgaatgaatgacaattttaaaGGCAAATACTTGTTAAGGTGATTGTTACTAATTTACCATGCAGAGAAAgttaaatttatacaattataacaAGGTGCATTTAAGATAAAAGTCAACTAATTTAAACTTGGATATTTTAAGGAcgtcttattttaatttgtttacgTCAAAAATTTTACTTGTACTAAACTAACATATTgtaatgttttcttttcattttagttgtaattttgtttcaacttcaatataattttttaaaatatatttttttatgttacatacaataaaacatattaCAATACAAATACTAGGTATTATTAAAAGGTCtcttataattttcaattcaatctGAATCAATTTGATCATTTTCTAAACATAtcaattaaacctttttttttattattatatcatatcaaCCAAAactattcttaatttttttttaatcattttctttcactttttcctttcttttcttttttttcctttccattttctACTTTCTTGTTTACACTTCTCTGcccaaacataaaattaatcttttctcAATAGAAACTCATACATATTGCTCTAACCATCTCTAAACCACaaacacaaatataataaagattCTACTCACACTTTCTTAAAATATGTCTAATTAATGGGTAATAACATTTCTATAGCATGGACAGCAAAAATATACTTACTGACAGGAAAAATATACCAGTTATCGTAATGTGGCTATGATGGACAAAATAAGATTGAAGGAACTGTTACAAAGTGGCAGATGATTCTCTCTTTCACTGGTTTAAATTCCTGTGAATCAACTGACCTGAATTTAATTCAATGACACTGCTATGTAGAGTAGCACTGTAGCATGACAGAGTCAGCATAGCTTTATGGTTAGGAAAAATGAAATTCCAAATGGTGTGACAACAAGCTCAAACCAACATCTGGTGAATTCTGAGGAAACCCGAGCGGAAGAATTTGCGTTGTAAAAATCGAGTGAACTATAATTTAGAAAGGCTGAGAAAGATAGACCATTAACTCAACAATTTGTGACATCCCAACTTCTTTGCATGTATAGAGGCAAATCCGCGACCAATTCAAGCCGTTCCACTTGTGAAAGATCACAATTGGAAAATGATTGCACATTTTGCAGTGCCTGAGATATATTGGGTAAGACTATTTGCTTGCAATGAAGATGTAAACGAGGATGGTTCTCAGAGATGCTCCCATTGTTCAAATTAAGGCCAAAGGGGAGTGTTTCTTCCTTGAAAAGCTCTTCACATGAGTCCTCCACATTAGACAAATCAAAACCTCCCCACTGCCTGTGAGCCTGCCATCCATACTTGTAGTCCCCAACTATCGGTGTACCTAACACCTCGGCACAGTGCACTCGAAGCTGTGGCACCAGTATACACTCTTAGAATAGAAATTATAGTGagtcatataaaataattttaacattttatgttCTGACTGACACAAATTTCAAATGATTCTTCCCTAGTTTTTGTTACCTGGTGTTTTCTACCAGTTAAAGGGGACAACTCCAACCATGTGTAACCTGCACTATGTGAGATGGCATAAGTAGGGGGTGCCAGATAAGAAGAGCTGAGGCGAAGCACTTGACAGGAAAATTCATGCTAAAGAGGGTAGACAAAAAATACACATCACAATTTTTCTACAAATGTAGGTTCAATATTGgcaaatatatgttgttgaGATTAAAATCAGATCCCCTCTAGCTGGTGCGTTTACTTATGCTTTTGGCAGACTGTAAATTCTATTTCCCAAACATGAAATAGTCAAAGTCATATTTGGTACGTGACCATTAGCTCTTTTTGTCAGGGACTCTCTGCCTTTCTAGTATCAAGTGGAAATGTTGAACAACATTATTTAGTAAAACAATTTGTAAGCTAAAATAGTTTGGAAGCATGCATTTTTTTACATCGCACAAACTTTATAAGCAGTATTGTTAAAATTTGCTTCCAGAACACTAACGACATTTAATGACCCCAACTCATTAACAATTAGTGAAAACGAGAGTGGCTGAAACTGGGGTCCTAAAGAGTTtaaaatatcacaaaaacatGTAACACGGGAAAATAATGGAATTTGTTCTTATCACTCTCAAagaaaatttgtgaaatttaatCTTAGAATTAAAAGTAAGCTTCATTACCAACCTTGTGATGATGATGCAATCACTCGGTACTCTGTAATTGCATGCTGTGATGACAATGATGCAGAATTGTCAACTACAGTTATTCGATCAGATTTCCCATTGTCAACTACCACCTGAAAACAAATAAAGGGCTGCAAGTTTACAACATTATCAAGCAAGAATAAGGAGCTTTCTATAGCTACTCAAATCAATGTCCATTTATTTAAAGCTATAAGTTAATTTAGGTTGTAGGCTATTGCATAGTAAGTTGTAACTGTAAGGCCTAAGCTTTCATGTCATCATGCATTGCCAGATAGTTGGCAGCAATCCATGAATGTAGGGCTTCATTTTATGGATACTAAGAAGTTTTTTTTGAGCTTGCTGTTAAAGCATTAAAGGAACCATCGTGACTAAAACAAGGATTTATCAGAAAATCAGCTACCCATAAGAAGATAAAAGGATTAAAGGACTGAGGTAAATTCATCCTGCATAACACTCCCCACTATTTGAGGAAAATAATTGTTCAAACTTCCTTTGACAGTGAAAGCCATGATAAATTTAGTAATTACTGACAGCATATACTACTGGTTGCAGTTCAGTgcaaagcattttttttatttatgcacACTACAAAAGTAAACATTTTATAAGTTTGACAATTCTGATACGAAATGGATGAAGCATGCACAAAGCATAACATTCCAGGAGTAAGATTGACCAACTGAAATATTCTAGTAAACAGTTAACAAGCAACAATATGGATACAACCTTACCCAGTGAAGCAGTGACCAACCCCTTTGAACGTCTAGGACATCCAAGGACAAGTGCCCAATACCTTCTTTGTAGTATTCTCTTCTCTTCGCCAATCTATTTAAGATCAAACAgcaaaaaatcaagaaaagcaATGAAATGGACATAGACCCTAAGAAACTAATACTCTGAATGTTTTAGCATACACGAAGCATTTGATGTAAAAGAACAATTATTTTACTCACATCATCTAATGCCCTAGATGTTTTCTCCCGAAAGATGGAATGCAGAACTGTGGTACTTGTCTGTGTTCTTCCCATCACCAGTAGGCCAGAACAGTCTCTGTCTAGTCTATGCACCTAAAAACAATTTCGTTCAAGTATCAGCCTAATATCTAGTTCATGCTTCATGTATCCAAACAACCATCAATCATATTGGCACGGGACTAAAACACAAGGCAAATAATCCGACTAATTCCATTGAAGTTAAGTTCAAGCTTTGTAATGATTATAACAGATGAAACGGTATTTGAtagaagaataataaataataatgtttacCACTTTCTTTTACGAAGATACCACTGGGATTTTTCTAACTGTCGAGTCTTGAGTATACGAACAATTAAAGTTTatctaatgataaaattaaaaaaaaaaatcctgcAATTTTTATTAGATGTATTGTTTACAATTGCAAGCAATTCCTGATACTTCTAAAAGGgcataaaaaaaatctgtaATTGTACACTGGTGCAGGAAACAGTATATTGCTTCACAGAGGAAAAAGGCTTCATCGTGTCATGGG
Proteins encoded:
- the LOC106777521 gene encoding uncharacterized protein LOC106777521 isoform X2 — translated: MAVDTKFARLLEDLKVEDPWLPPNSWESIPSESGLHSSSSSSHPPNQPLSHLSTLSESSLVRLAMNAMQGAKSSLISIQRISAVFCSDPADRTFLHVPNLWNRASSTRSLGNILKSIGCTASLVFLLRAFVDYYTNMNVDISFGHTHHNSDVLQSQIHQDDTVRAQQFPPFTLVNQAFAVAVGKVLEGYICGLDTIHTSVILRRSSKNMHLTVPGCLKNVVHSEITLLEFYLHTKELKTQIEALASVCNLQKWALRFPDTAFEDLVTQATSEFRNFCRGANLLTFLFSQLQVADPAHCTLLKFLFLQSCEPYCGFIRSWIFKAEIHDPYKEFIVENMEYLHLKTHVKVGNAIDFPLASVKVRDGVPIPEFLKDFLVPLVRAGQQLQVLLKLLEMCIHVASGEHSCDDFVPCWSGFSSSGLSYSSPLAFSKDVIEAMVLARENYYKGMNEKIGSLLSSLEVRYLQVAMHALVPSFGNGGGTLDKLDQIMSENNIADKRSLNMGIGDLGSDVSSTVDEFSLLEDVYDISESSSTNSSVEQLDCDQLSNWSCPVVGQQNHLSALSFLKSATLNNSIQNSFHHENSGSDSHELCDRRDATDHLVQSSHEGMISSHKSNSPKPGNSSCSCKSSIQYRESLIVRCSAMGEFLKTSFDNDGVVEAKLNEKHLGSLRYSMLCHDVITASDTLSGEAMMEDQTDNGTLISQLYDFQPQKYCRQCNYPSINPLSVNPMLTRNSVLHLMSGNEEKYKAEHGQLLPYFNFSTVEDPCKVYMDKIPTNSRCSSACSFTLHNNVSTHNAENNEREEIGCGRENGWERLLSSFEKTVNCDDTQKRSLSSTFDIPLDIIIDKCLLQEIMLQYNYVSKLTISVLEEAFKLQDHLLALRRYHFMELADWADLFILSLWHHKWSVTEANERLSEIQGLLELSIQKSSCEQDSHKDMLFVYMKGHGKLPLSASAIGVRSFDFLGLGYHVHWPLSIVLTPAALKIYADIFSFLIQVKLAIFSLTDVWCSLKDLMDATNKDKNSELQLEAGHLNILMKMRHQINHFVSTLQQYVESQLSHVSWCRFLHSLEHKVKDMMDLESVHMEYLADSLCICFLSDETKGVGSIIESILQCALDFRSCITFGAWDSEDLSGKLSKINISQVLSIKQKFDRSLKELHICYIKGPKHGNFGLSRFWDYLNYNEYYSNVSNEIVCYAV
- the LOC106777521 gene encoding uncharacterized protein LOC106777521 isoform X1; translation: MAVDTKFARLLEDLKVEDPWLPPNSWESIPSESGLHSSSSSSHPPNQPLSHLSTLSESSLVRLAMNAMQGAKSSLISIQRISAVFCSDPADRTFLHVPNLWNRASSTRSLGNILKSIGCTASLVFLLRAFVDYYTNMNVDISFGHTHHNSDVLQSQIHQDDTVRAQQFPPFTLVNQAFAVAVGKVLEGYICGLDTIHTSVILRRSSKNMHLTVPGCLKNVVHSEITLLEFYLHTKELKTQIEALASVCNLQKWALRFPDTAFEDLVTQATSEFRNFCRGANLLTFLFSQLQVADPAHCTLLKFLFLQSCEPYCGFIRSWIFKAEIHDPYKEFIVENMEYLHLKTHVKVGNAIDFPLASVKVRDGVPIPEFLKDFLVPLVRAGQQLQVLLKLLEMCIHVASGEHSCDDFVPCWSGFSSSGLSYSSPLAFSKDVIEAMVLARENYYKGMNEKIGSLLSSLEVRYLQVAMHALVPSFGNGGGTLDKLDQIMSENNIADKRSLNMGIGDLGSDVSSTVDEFSLLEDVYDISESSSTNSSVEQLDCDQLSNWSCPVVGQQNHLSALSFLKSATLNNSIQNSFHHENSGSDSHELCDRRDATDHLVQSSHEGMISSHKSNSPKPGNSSCSCKSSIQYRESLIVRCSAMGEFLKTSFDNDGVVEAKLNEKHLGSLRYSMLCHDVITASDTLSGEAMMEDQTDNGTLISQLYDFQPQKYCRQCNYPSINPLSVNPMLTRNSVLHLMSGNEEKYKAEHGQLLPYFNFSTVEDPCKVYMDKIPTNSRCSSACSFTLHNNVSTHNAENNEREEIGCGRENGLVDVPNLCSSLDFMDHKYLNVVSGGSSWERLLSSFEKTVNCDDTQKRSLSSTFDIPLDIIIDKCLLQEIMLQYNYVSKLTISVLEEAFKLQDHLLALRRYHFMELADWADLFILSLWHHKWSVTEANERLSEIQGLLELSIQKSSCEQDSHKDMLFVYMKGHGKLPLSASAIGVRSFDFLGLGYHVHWPLSIVLTPAALKIYADIFSFLIQVKLAIFSLTDVWCSLKDLMDATNKDKNSELQLEAGHLNILMKMRHQINHFVSTLQQYVESQLSHVSWCRFLHSLEHKVKDMMDLESVHMEYLADSLCICFLSDETKGVGSIIESILQCALDFRSCITFGAWDSEDLSGKLSKINISQVLSIKQKFDRSLKELHICYIKGPKHGNFGLSRFWDYLNYNEYYSNVSNEIVCYAV